Genomic DNA from Pseudomonas fluorescens:
CCTCGAAAGCCAAGTGCGCCATGCCCAGGAACAGGATCCCGTAGAAGCACGAGCGCAGGGCGTGGATAGAGAGCTCCAGCCGGGCACTGTGGCGATAGGGCAAGGCGACGGTGAGTTCGTGGTGATACAGGGTATCCAGCGCACCGAGGATCGCTTGGGCGATCAACAGCGTGATGGCCCAGTCCAGCAGGGAAAAGTCAGGCATGGTTTGCATCACTCGGCGCGTGGTCAGTCAGGGAGGTGCGGCGGTCGTGGCGATAGAGCCAAAACAGCGGCGGCAATAAAACGAGCAGTGCCAGGCTGTCGAACCACAGGTGCGACCAGACCCGTGCCTGGGCAGAAATCAGCATGTCCTGGGGCGCCCAGAGCAAGATGCCGGCGATGATCCAACCCCAGGGCATGGCGCGCTTCAGTCGATTGCCAATGTGCACGAGGGCGAGCATGTACAGCGCGTAGCTTTGCAACGTGGCGCCGAACAAGGCCAGCCACCAGACCTGTTGTGCCCTGGCCGTCGCGGGCACCGCGGCGGCGCCCCAGAAGGCCTGTTCGATGTTTTGCAGGTAGCCATCGAGCAACCCGCCATGGCCTGCCCAGCTCAGGGTGATACCGGCAAGCAGATGCATCAGGGCGGCGGCATAGAGCCAAACGACCAGGGCTTTGCGAAGGGTGCTTTGAGGGACTGGCATTCCGTGTCCTGAAGGCTTGCTGGAGGGTCGCAAGTCTAATGGAAAAGGAGGTGGCTTTATCTGGCTAACGGGCCGGCCAACGATAAATAAATCCGCGCCTGAACACCTGAGGCGTTCCCCACACCCAAGCCGAACGCAATTGTGGCGAGGGGATTTATCCCCGCTGGGCTGCGCAGCAGCCCCAAATGGTTGAACACCCGCAGCCTGACACGCCGAGGAGACTGGTTTCAGGGCTGCTGCGCAGCCCAACGGGGATAAATCCCCTCGCCACAGGTTCGTGTTTGGTGTTCCATTTCAGCAAGCAACAGGTCCTAGGAGATTTCCTTCAAGTTGTAGCGATGTTGGTGAACTTGTTCGGCTCGGGGCCCGCCGCTAGTCTGGGTTTGTCACTGAAAAAACGGTGACACGGACGTGCAAGTCCGGGTAAAAGAACGCCAAATAATGCCACCAGCCATTTAATGAGCATTCGTGCCCGTGTTTTATGGCGGCTGTGTGTGGGGAGACCTTCGGGTCTGCCGAGGTTTTTTTGGTGGTTCCTACTCGGTCTTGCACACCCTCACATAGCTGCCACCCTTATATCGCGTGCAAGCGAGCTAGGGCGGCTCTGATTGAATAGGAAGCCAAAACATGTTCAAGGTAACTCCGAATCCGCCAGGAGGCCCTGGCAACTCCGACAAATCCTCAAAAACCAAAAAACTCGACGAAGCCGCCGAGCGCGCCCTCGACTACTACCTCAACCCCAAACCGGCCGATGAAGCCTCGGGTAAAACCCAAGCATCCCAACTCTTCATGGTCGCCCCGGACATCGACACCGAAACCCTGTTGGCCAATGCCTCCGAAGACCTGCTGTCCATCAGCGCCATCGCCGCCGACCTGGCGGATGACGTTGAAGGCAGCCGCCGCAGTGTCATCCTGGCGATCAGCCGCATGGCCGATGGCGTGCATTTGTTGGTGGAGAGGGCGATGGATCGGCTTGAGGTCCAGGCGTCGGGCTGACGTTCCCGTGGTGGGTTGAAAACCGCCATCGCGAGCAAGCTCGCTCCCACAGGGTTTTTGTGTCGACTGAGATATCGAGATCAACGCCCGTCAACTGTGGGAGCGAGCTTGCTCGCGATGACGCCAGCCCAGACAACCCGATCCCCTGTGGCGAGGGAGCTTGCTCCCGCTGGCCTGCGAAGCAGGCCCCTGTGTTTCTTCTGGCTGACCGCGTTGCCGGGTTTTGCGACTGCTGCGCAGTCGAGCGGGAGCAAGCTCCCTCGCCACAGGGTTCATTCACCCCGCAGATTAGCGCTGCATCCCCCAACGCTTCACCGTCACCCGCTCCAAACTGTCGAACACCAGGTTCTCCACCAATAACCCAATCAAAATCACCACCGCCAACCCGGCAAACACCTTGTCGGTGTACAGCTCGTTGCGGTTCTGGAAGATGTACCAGCCCAGGCCACCTTTGCCGCTGGTGGCGCCGAACACCAGTTCGGCGGCAATGAGGGTGCGCCAGGCGAAGGCCCAGCCGATTTTCAGCCCGGCGAGAATCGATGGCAACGCCGCCGGGATCAGGATGAACAGCACAAAACGCAGCCCCTTGAGCCCGTAGTTGCGCCCGGCCATGCGCAACGTTTCCGACACGCCGAGAAACCCCGCATACATGTTCAACGCCAGCGCCCACAGCACCGAATGCACCAGCACGAAAATCAGACTGTTCTGCCCCAGGCCAAACCACAGCAGCGCCAACGGCAACAGGGCGATGGCCGGCAACGGGTTGAACATCGATGTCAGGGTGCTGAGCAGGTCGCGGCCCAGTTGGGTCGACACCGCCAGGGTGGTCAGGCCGAACGCCAGGACGATGCCCAGCAGGTAGCCCTTGATCAGCACCACCAGGGAAATCCACACCTTGCCCAGCAGCTCGCCGCTGAGCAAACCGTCGTACAACGCGTTGGCGGTTTGCAGGAAGCCCGGTAGCAGCAGGTCGTTGTTCTGGTAGCGGGCCACGGCTTCCCACACCACCGCCAGCAGCAACAGGATCAGGCTTTTGCGCAGCCAGCCCTGTTGCCAGAGGCGCTGGCCGAGGGGCAGCTCGCGCTCCAGGGGGACATGGGTAAGCGGTTGCAGGTCGACTTCGTACTCTTCACGTACAGGCGATAAATGGCTCATGGAACGTTCCCCTCAGTACGCGATACGAATGTCGGTGAAATCCAGCTCACGCTCGGCTTCAAGCGGCTGGCCTTCATTGAACAGCAACCCATGGATGCGCCGCGCCGAGTGCTGGAACGCCACGCCACCGAGGCTATGCAAGTCGTATTGATGGCTGTGAACTTCGGCCCGTACACGCCCGGGGTGCGGTGACAGCAGCAGGATGCGATTGCCCACCACCAACGCCTCTTCGATGGAGTGGGTGACGAACAGCAGCGTGAAGCGCACCTCTTCCCAGAGCAGCAGCAGTTCTTCCTGCATCTTGCGCCGGGTCAGTGCATCGAGGGCGGCGAAGGGCTCGTCCATCAAGAGGATTTTCGGCTGCATCGCCAGCGCCCGGGCAATCGCGACGCGCGCTTTCATGCCACCGGACAACGTGTGAGGGTAGGCATCGGCAAACGCCGCCAGGCCAACCTTGTCCAAGTAATGCAGCGCCCGCTCCTCGGCTTCGCGACGCTTGAGGGTGCCAGACGCCAACAGCGCGAACATCACGTTCTGCTTCACGGTTTTCCAGGGCGGCAGTTGATCGAATTCCTGGAACACCACGATCCGGTCCGGTCCCGGCGCGTTGACGGTTTGGCCTTGCAAGCGAATCTCGCCTTCGCACGGGGCGATGAAACCGCCAATGGCCTTGAGCAAGGTGGACTTGCCGCAGCCGGAGGGGCCGAGCAATACGAAACGGTCCGCCGGATCGACTTCGAAACTCACCTGGTGCGTCGCCCGCACCACACGCTGCGGGGTGCGGTATTCCAGGCTGACGTTATCCACCGACAACAACGCGGTACCGGTAGAGGTGGGGTTGCTGGCCGCGTGGCCTTGCAAAAGCGCGGTCATGACAATCAGCTCCCCTGCAGCGGTTTGGCGTCCTGGAAGAAATAGTCTTCCCACGATGCCGGTTTGTTCTTGATCGCGCCGACGCGGTAGAGGAATTCGGCCAGCGGGTAAGTGTTTTTCGGGTTGACGGTGAATTCGATCTGCGGGTTATCGATGATTTTCAGCAAGGTCGCCCGGTCGATCTTGGCCTGGGTCACCCGCAGGTAGGTATCCGCCGCCGCGCCTTTGTCGTTCTGGGCAAACTCGGCCGCTTCGGTCAGTGCCTCGACGAATGCCTTGTAGGTCTTCGGGTTCTCATCGCGGAACTTCTCGGTGGCAAACAGCACCGTGGGCGAGTTCGGACCGAGTACGTCATAGGAATTGAGCACCACGTGGACACTGGGGTTTTGCAGGGCCTGGTCCTGGAACGGCGGATTGGAAAAGTGCCCGGTCAACTCGGTGCCGCCGGCGATCAATGCCGCCGTGGCATCCGGGTGAGGAACGGCCAAGGTGTACTTGTCGAGGCGATTGAAGTCCTTGTCGCCCCACTGCTTGGCGGCGGCGTATTGCAGGAAGCGCGACTGCACCGAAACACCCACCGCTGGCACCGCGATGCGGTCCTTCTCGGTGAAGTCGGCGATGGTCTTGACCTTGGGATTGTTGCTCAACAGGTAATAGGGAAAGTTGCCCAGGGAGGCCACGGCCTTGACGTTCTGCTTGCCACGGGTGCGGTCCCAGACCGTCAACAACGGCCCGACGCCGGCCCCGGCAATGTCGATGGAGCCAGACAGCAACGCATCGTTGACCGCCGCGCCGCCGGACAGTTGGGTCCAGTCGACCTTGATCTCGATACCTTCCTGCTTGCCGTGCTTCTCGATCAGTTGTTGATCGCGGACCACGTTCAGCAACAGGTAAACGATGCCGAACTGCTCGGCGATACGAATTTCGCCCTCGGCGTGGGCGCTGGCCGGCGTGACCAGGCTGCCGGCCAGCAAACTGAAGCCCAGGCCGATGGCAGCGGCCAGCGGTGCAAAAGCGATGCGTTTGGACATGGTGATTCTCCAAGCTCTTTGCGCCAGGCGCAGCCGATCAGAAAGGGGCGTCGCCCTGGATGGTGGTGCGATACAGCTTGCGGCGCAGATGGCTCGGGCAACCGGCGGCCAGGTGGATCAGCGAGCGGTTATCCCAGAACACCAGGTCATGGGGCTGCCATTGATGGCGATAGATGTTCTGCGGCAGCACGCTATGGGCATACAGCTCGGCCAGCAGCGCTTGGCTTTCGTCCTCCGGCAAGCCGACGATGCGGGTGGTGAAGCCCTCGCTGACGAACAACGCCTTGCGCCCGGTTTCCGGGTGGGTGCGCACGATGGGATGGACGACTTCGGCAACCTGGGCCAGTTGCTCCGGCGTCAGCGTCGGGCGCCAGTTGCCTTCGAATTTGGTCTCGCTGTAGCGCGCCGTGTAAGAGTGAGCCGCCGAACGGCCTTCCACCGCTTTGCGCAACGCATCGGGCAAACCCTCCCAGGCTTTGTGCATGTCGGCAAACAGCGTGTCGCCGCCTTCGTTCGGCAGTTCCTGAGCGTGGAGCATCGAGCCGAGGCTGGGGAGTTCTTTATAGGAGAGGTCCGAATGCCAGAATTTGCCGGCATCGCCGAGGCCGATGGATTGGCCGTTTTCGATGATGTTGGAGACGATGAGGATCTCCGGATGCCCGGCCAGCAGGAACTGCTTGAGCACATGGATCTGCAGCACGCCAAAACGGCGGCTGAAGGCGATGTGCTGTTCCGGGGTAATTTGCTGGTCGCGGAACACCACCACGTGATGATCCAGATGGGCGCGGTGAATGCGGGCAAAGTCCTGGTCGTTGATCGGTCGGGACAGGTCCAACCCAATGATCTCGGCGCCAACGGCTTCGATGAACGGACGGATTTCGAACGTCTGCGGCGCGATGTTCGCGGCGCTTGGGGTAAGGGAATCCGGAGAATAAGAGACGGCTGACATACATCACTCCCACGCACGGCGCGCTTGAACAGGCGCGCACTCGATCAAAACTCACGGCGTTACCGTGTTGGTTTGTGTCGTGCGGCGCGCCGATTGGTCGGCAGGTACGCAGGGGGATGACTTTAATAGTATAAGAAAGTTAATTTAAATATTAAAAATGCATAACCATATGGCAGAACTTGAGGGAACGACACGGTCCTGTGGCGAGGGAGCTTGCTCCCGCTGGGTCGCGCAGCGGCCCCAAAAAAAGCGATGAGCGCTGCGCACTCAAGCGGGAGCAAGCTCCCTCGCCACAAAAGCTATCCAGTCATCGATTGGCAGCTGTGGACTACCGCTCGTGCAGCGCCTCGGCCCGGGCCTTGATGATGGGCTTGAGCAGGTAGCTGAGCACGGTTTTCTTGCCGGTGATGATGTCCACCGACGCCACCATGCCCGGAATGATCAGCAGCGGTTTTTCATCAGTGCCCAGGTGGCTGCGTTCGGTGCGCAGCTTGATGATGTAGTAAGTAGTCTTCTTGTCTTCATCGGTGATGGTATCGGCGCCGATCTGTTCCAGCTTGGCTTTCATCCCGCCGTAGATGGTGTAGTCGTATGCGGTGAATTTCACCGTGGCGTCCTGGCCGGGGTGCAGGAAGGCGATGTCCTGGGGACGGATTTTCGCCTCCACCAGGATGGTGTCGTCCAGCGGCACGATTTCCACCAGGTCGCTGCCGGGCTGGATCACGCCGCCGATGGTGTTCACCAGCAACTTGTTGACGATGCCGCGCACGGGCGACGTCACCAGGGTCCGGCTCACCCGGTCTTCCAGGGCTTTGCCGGTGGCCTGGGCCTTGTTCAGGTCGGTGCGTGCTTCATTGAGCTGGGTCAGGGCATCGCTGCGGAACTTGCCGCGGGTCTCGTCGATCTTGCGCTGCACTTCCTTGATCGCCGATTCGGCACGCGGGATCGCCAGCGTCGTGGCGTCCAGTTGCCCACGGGTCTCGACCTCGGCGCGCTTGAGCCGCAGCACTTCCACCGGCGATACCGCGCCCTGGGCCACCAGCGGCTCGGACATGTTGATTTCCTGGCGTTGCAGCGCCAGGCCTGAGCGGTATTGCGCCTGCTTGGACACGAATTCGCGCAGTTCCTGCTGGCGTTGGATCAACTGCTCCTGCAAGCCGCCGATTTCATCGTGCAACTGCTGGCGGCGGCTGATGTACAGCGACTCCTCGCTGGCGGCCTGGCCCGGCACCGCCTTGAGCACATCGGCCGGGAAGTTCAGCGGCCGGTCATCGACCTCGGCACTCAGGCGCTCGACCCGCAACAGCATGGACAGGCGATCGGCCTCGGTTTCGCCGACATTGGAGACAAAGCGGGTGTCGTCCAGGCGAATCAACGGTGCGCCGGCTTCGACGATCTGCCCTTCCTTGACGAACAGCTCAGCGACGATGCCGCCTTCC
This window encodes:
- a CDS encoding DUF6124 family protein, which codes for MFKVTPNPPGGPGNSDKSSKTKKLDEAAERALDYYLNPKPADEASGKTQASQLFMVAPDIDTETLLANASEDLLSISAIAADLADDVEGSRRSVILAISRMADGVHLLVERAMDRLEVQASG
- a CDS encoding ABC transporter permease; this translates as MSHLSPVREEYEVDLQPLTHVPLERELPLGQRLWQQGWLRKSLILLLLAVVWEAVARYQNNDLLLPGFLQTANALYDGLLSGELLGKVWISLVVLIKGYLLGIVLAFGLTTLAVSTQLGRDLLSTLTSMFNPLPAIALLPLALLWFGLGQNSLIFVLVHSVLWALALNMYAGFLGVSETLRMAGRNYGLKGLRFVLFILIPAALPSILAGLKIGWAFAWRTLIAAELVFGATSGKGGLGWYIFQNRNELYTDKVFAGLAVVILIGLLVENLVFDSLERVTVKRWGMQR
- a CDS encoding ABC transporter ATP-binding protein; its protein translation is MTALLQGHAASNPTSTGTALLSVDNVSLEYRTPQRVVRATHQVSFEVDPADRFVLLGPSGCGKSTLLKAIGGFIAPCEGEIRLQGQTVNAPGPDRIVVFQEFDQLPPWKTVKQNVMFALLASGTLKRREAEERALHYLDKVGLAAFADAYPHTLSGGMKARVAIARALAMQPKILLMDEPFAALDALTRRKMQEELLLLWEEVRFTLLFVTHSIEEALVVGNRILLLSPHPGRVRAEVHSHQYDLHSLGGVAFQHSARRIHGLLFNEGQPLEAERELDFTDIRIAY
- a CDS encoding ABC transporter substrate-binding protein, whose product is MSKRIAFAPLAAAIGLGFSLLAGSLVTPASAHAEGEIRIAEQFGIVYLLLNVVRDQQLIEKHGKQEGIEIKVDWTQLSGGAAVNDALLSGSIDIAGAGVGPLLTVWDRTRGKQNVKAVASLGNFPYYLLSNNPKVKTIADFTEKDRIAVPAVGVSVQSRFLQYAAAKQWGDKDFNRLDKYTLAVPHPDATAALIAGGTELTGHFSNPPFQDQALQNPSVHVVLNSYDVLGPNSPTVLFATEKFRDENPKTYKAFVEALTEAAEFAQNDKGAAADTYLRVTQAKIDRATLLKIIDNPQIEFTVNPKNTYPLAEFLYRVGAIKNKPASWEDYFFQDAKPLQGS
- a CDS encoding TauD/TfdA dioxygenase family protein, whose amino-acid sequence is MSAVSYSPDSLTPSAANIAPQTFEIRPFIEAVGAEIIGLDLSRPINDQDFARIHRAHLDHHVVVFRDQQITPEQHIAFSRRFGVLQIHVLKQFLLAGHPEILIVSNIIENGQSIGLGDAGKFWHSDLSYKELPSLGSMLHAQELPNEGGDTLFADMHKAWEGLPDALRKAVEGRSAAHSYTARYSETKFEGNWRPTLTPEQLAQVAEVVHPIVRTHPETGRKALFVSEGFTTRIVGLPEDESQALLAELYAHSVLPQNIYRHQWQPHDLVFWDNRSLIHLAAGCPSHLRRKLYRTTIQGDAPF
- a CDS encoding HlyD family type I secretion periplasmic adaptor subunit yields the protein MLLKSGFRGAVGRYFKGSDSLHGQPLPEVNKALIEDAPRVVRLTIWGIIGFFVFLALWANFAVIDEVTKGDGKAIPSSKIQKVQNLEGGIVAELFVKEGQIVEAGAPLIRLDDTRFVSNVGETEADRLSMLLRVERLSAEVDDRPLNFPADVLKAVPGQAASEESLYISRRQQLHDEIGGLQEQLIQRQQELREFVSKQAQYRSGLALQRQEINMSEPLVAQGAVSPVEVLRLKRAEVETRGQLDATTLAIPRAESAIKEVQRKIDETRGKFRSDALTQLNEARTDLNKAQATGKALEDRVSRTLVTSPVRGIVNKLLVNTIGGVIQPGSDLVEIVPLDDTILVEAKIRPQDIAFLHPGQDATVKFTAYDYTIYGGMKAKLEQIGADTITDEDKKTTYYIIKLRTERSHLGTDEKPLLIIPGMVASVDIITGKKTVLSYLLKPIIKARAEALHER